One Kitasatospora sp. NBC_01266 genomic window carries:
- a CDS encoding NUDIX hydrolase, producing the protein MAIPSFLAELRGLVGTRPLWLSAACVVVLDDQGRVLLGRRADTGSWALPGGIIDPGEQPADAAARECLEETGVEVVPELLAAVTVSPPVTYPNGDQACYLELTFRCRVVGGSARVNDEESLEVAWFAQDALPELDGYNQERLKLGLDCTGETAFRFGG; encoded by the coding sequence ATGGCCATTCCTTCTTTTCTCGCTGAACTGCGGGGCCTGGTCGGCACCCGCCCGCTCTGGCTCTCCGCCGCCTGTGTGGTGGTGCTGGACGACCAGGGCCGGGTGCTGCTCGGCCGGCGCGCGGACACCGGCTCCTGGGCGCTGCCCGGCGGCATCATCGACCCCGGCGAGCAGCCGGCCGACGCGGCGGCGCGGGAGTGCCTGGAGGAGACCGGCGTCGAGGTGGTGCCCGAGCTGCTCGCCGCGGTCACCGTCTCGCCGCCGGTCACCTACCCGAACGGCGACCAGGCTTGCTACCTCGAACTCACCTTCCGCTGCCGGGTGGTGGGCGGCAGCGCCCGGGTGAACGACGAGGAGTCGCTGGAGGTCGCCTGGTTCGCCCAGGACGCGCTGCCCGAGCTGGACGGGTACAACCAGGAGCGGCTCAAGCTGGGACTGGACTGCACGGGGGAGACGGCGTTCCGGTTCGGCGGCTGA
- a CDS encoding GlxA family transcriptional regulator has product MKISVLVVDGVFDSGLSSVLDVLQTANELRGELPQPPPAWEVTLIRPDRAPVRTAAGHLVTALTPAEAAPPELLVVPGVGHKQPAPLLDWLDAPERGPVRELLTRAHADGTQLAAACTGSFLLADSGVLDGLAATTSWWLAPVFRRRYPQIALDESQMVVRAAAITTAGAAMAHLDLALTLVRDRSPLLADLAARYLVVDSRPTQASYAIPGHLARTDPTVAGYERWVREHLDQPLRIADAARALGTSERTLQRALDRVLGISPLRFAQRVRLEQAAHLLRTTDLPTDTVARRVGYENASTLTTLLRERLDTTPGRLRRTAEG; this is encoded by the coding sequence ATGAAGATATCGGTGCTGGTGGTCGACGGCGTCTTCGACTCGGGCCTCTCCTCGGTGCTGGACGTCCTGCAGACCGCCAACGAGCTGCGCGGCGAGCTCCCCCAGCCGCCGCCGGCCTGGGAGGTGACGCTGATCCGCCCGGACCGGGCCCCGGTGCGCACCGCCGCCGGCCACCTGGTCACCGCGCTCACCCCCGCCGAGGCCGCCCCGCCCGAGCTGCTCGTCGTCCCCGGGGTCGGCCACAAGCAGCCGGCGCCGCTGCTCGACTGGCTGGACGCGCCCGAGCGGGGCCCGGTCCGCGAGCTGCTCACTCGCGCCCACGCGGACGGCACGCAGCTGGCCGCGGCCTGCACCGGCAGCTTCCTACTGGCGGACAGCGGCGTGCTCGACGGGCTGGCGGCGACCACCAGTTGGTGGCTGGCCCCGGTCTTCCGCCGGCGCTATCCGCAGATCGCGCTGGACGAGAGCCAGATGGTGGTCCGGGCCGCCGCCATCACCACCGCCGGCGCCGCGATGGCCCACCTGGACCTCGCACTCACCCTGGTGCGCGACCGCAGCCCACTGCTGGCCGACCTCGCCGCCCGCTACCTGGTGGTCGACTCCCGTCCCACCCAGGCCAGTTACGCGATCCCGGGACACCTGGCCCGGACCGACCCGACCGTCGCGGGCTACGAGCGCTGGGTGCGCGAGCACCTCGACCAGCCGCTGCGGATCGCGGACGCGGCCCGTGCGCTGGGCACCAGCGAACGCACCCTGCAACGCGCCCTGGACCGGGTGCTGGGCATCTCCCCGCTGCGCTTCGCCCAGCGGGTGCGCCTCGAACAGGCGGCCCACCTGCTGCGGACCACCGACCTGCCGACCGACACCGTCGCCCGCCGGGTCGGCTACGAGAACGCCAGCACGCTCACCACCCTGCTGCGCGAGCGGCTGGACACCACCCCGGGCCGGCTGCGCCGCACGGCCGAGGGTTAG
- a CDS encoding ice-binding family protein, which yields MLGTDTTYAVLGGSTVTNTGPSVINGDLGLSPGSSVTGFPPGIINGALHVADAPALQAQSDLVIAYNDAAGRAPTASVAGDLVGLTLTSGVYNSTGPLGLTGTVTLDAQGDPSAVFIFQIASTLITGSASNVSLVNGAQACNVFWQVGSSATIGTNSFFKGNILALTSIAAQTGTVIEGRALARNGAVTLDTNTITRAACTVGPPGPPGPSGPAGPSGPAGPTGSPGPTGAPGAPGANGSPGAPGAPGPNGAPGVAGSPGAPGAPGPNGAPGAPGSPGPNGAPGANGAPGANGAPGANGSPGAPGPNGAPGASGAPGAPGPNGAPGANGSPGAPGPNGAPGPNGSPGAPGPNGAPGPNGSPGANGAPGANGSPGAPGPNGAPGASGAPGPNGSPGAPGPNGSPGANGAPGPNGSPGPNGLPGANGSPGANGSPGAPGPNGSPGANGAPGPNGSPGANGSPGPNGSPGANGAPGPNGSPGANGSPGANGSPGANGAPGPNGSPGANGAPGAPGAPGPNGLPGANGAPGASGAPGAPGAPGAPGPAGPAGPAGPPGPAGPPESPGEHGGHGQGGPGQGDHGKGEGDHGQSEHGKGEVGHDQGDHGQHPSKSKQELAATGTDESIGLVVGSLVLLALGGLAILLMRRSRGGAAGRRH from the coding sequence ATGCTGGGGACCGACACCACTTACGCGGTTCTGGGCGGTTCAACGGTCACCAACACGGGGCCCAGTGTGATCAACGGCGACTTGGGGCTCAGCCCGGGTTCCTCAGTGACGGGCTTTCCACCGGGCATTATCAACGGCGCGCTGCACGTCGCTGACGCGCCCGCCCTGCAAGCACAGTCGGACCTGGTCATCGCGTACAACGATGCGGCCGGCCGAGCACCCACGGCCAGCGTCGCGGGCGACCTGGTCGGGCTGACACTGACATCCGGCGTCTACAACTCCACTGGGCCACTGGGACTGACCGGGACCGTGACGCTCGACGCCCAGGGTGATCCCAGCGCGGTCTTCATCTTCCAGATCGCCTCGACCCTGATCACCGGCTCGGCGAGCAACGTGAGTCTCGTCAACGGGGCACAGGCCTGCAACGTGTTCTGGCAGGTGGGGAGTTCCGCCACCATCGGGACCAACTCCTTCTTCAAGGGCAACATCCTGGCCCTGACCTCCATCGCGGCACAGACCGGCACCGTGATCGAAGGCCGGGCCCTGGCGCGCAATGGCGCGGTCACACTGGACACCAACACCATTACGAGAGCGGCCTGCACTGTCGGCCCGCCCGGACCGCCCGGACCGAGCGGCCCGGCCGGACCCAGCGGACCCGCCGGCCCGACCGGCTCGCCCGGACCTACGGGCGCGCCTGGTGCTCCCGGCGCCAACGGTTCTCCTGGTGCCCCAGGTGCTCCCGGTCCCAACGGTGCGCCTGGCGTTGCCGGCTCACCCGGGGCTCCTGGTGCGCCCGGCCCGAACGGCGCACCCGGCGCGCCCGGCTCCCCTGGCCCCAACGGTGCTCCCGGTGCCAACGGTGCGCCTGGGGCTAACGGTGCGCCTGGGGCCAACGGCTCTCCCGGCGCACCCGGTCCCAACGGAGCGCCCGGCGCCAGCGGTGCTCCCGGCGCACCTGGCCCCAACGGTGCTCCCGGCGCCAACGGCTCTCCCGGCGCACCCGGCCCCAACGGAGCGCCCGGTCCCAACGGCTCTCCCGGCGCACCCGGCCCCAACGGAGCGCCCGGTCCCAACGGCTCCCCCGGCGCCAACGGTGCTCCCGGCGCAAACGGCTCCCCCGGCGCTCCCGGTCCCAACGGAGCTCCCGGCGCAAGCGGTGCTCCCGGCCCCAACGGCTCGCCCGGTGCACCTGGACCCAACGGATCCCCCGGAGCCAACGGTGCTCCCGGCCCCAACGGCTCCCCCGGCCCCAACGGCCTGCCTGGCGCCAACGGCTCCCCTGGAGCTAACGGCTCGCCCGGTGCACCTGGTCCCAACGGCTCGCCCGGAGCCAACGGTGCTCCCGGCCCCAACGGCTCCCCCGGCGCCAACGGCTCGCCTGGTCCCAACGGCTCCCCCGGAGCCAACGGTGCTCCCGGCCCCAACGGCTCCCCCGGCGCTAACGGCTCGCCCGGCGCTAACGGCTCGCCCGGAGCCAACGGTGCTCCCGGCCCCAACGGTTCCCCGGGTGCCAACGGTGCTCCCGGTGCCCCCGGTGCTCCCGGCCCCAACGGCCTGCCTGGCGCCAACGGCGCTCCCGGGGCCAGCGGTGCTCCCGGTGCTCCCGGTGCCCCCGGTGCTCCGGGCCCTGCCGGACCGGCTGGCCCCGCTGGACCTCCCGGACCCGCCGGCCCTCCCGAGTCTCCGGGGGAGCACGGCGGTCATGGCCAAGGAGGCCCTGGACAGGGTGATCACGGGAAGGGCGAGGGTGATCACGGCCAGAGTGAGCATGGGAAGGGCGAGGTTGGTCACGACCAGGGTGACCATGGGCAGCATCCGAGCAAGTCGAAGCAAGAACTCGCTGCGACCGGCACAGATGAGTCGATCGGCCTTGTGGTCGGCTCGCTGGTCCTGCTTGCGCTCGGAGGCTTGGCCATCCTCCTCATGAGGAGGAGCCGAGGAGGCGCAGCCGGTCGACGGCACTAG
- a CDS encoding SPFH domain-containing protein → MLIGTIAGIVAAAIVVLIVLFKLCWRVAEPNEALIISGSKHRTEGLTDGLGFRVVTGRGTLVTPGIQVVRKLSLDLNEADLDVECVTSQGIPVQVRGVVIFKVGDDTVSIANAARRFLDQQKMMGQRVHNVFAGHLRSIVGGLTVEEMIRDRERLTGETRAASGTEMEKLGLIIDSLQIQEILDPTGYIKNLAAPHAAAVQRDARIAAAAADREATEAEQEAFARKAEATRNSGIQQAGYQAEMDTAAARALQAGPLAQAASRQEVVVQETKVAELEGHRKEQQLQAEVRKPADARAYETRTKAEADRDARISAAEAQARETELKAGAEANRVKIAAQAEAEATKARGLASAEATKATGQAEAASAAAKGLAAAEAARALGLAEAEAIKARAAALAENQEAVVAQQLAENWPEIVRAGAEAFGNVEHMVLLNGAEGMGEMFAKALTMGGTGLGLARQLLGSMNPATEAGQEADRPARPAAGTTTHPIPVQADPGA, encoded by the coding sequence ATGTTGATCGGCACCATCGCGGGGATCGTCGCCGCGGCAATCGTGGTCCTGATCGTGCTCTTCAAGCTGTGCTGGCGAGTCGCCGAGCCGAACGAAGCACTGATCATCTCCGGTTCCAAGCACCGCACCGAAGGACTCACCGACGGGCTCGGATTCCGGGTGGTGACCGGGCGCGGGACGCTCGTCACGCCGGGCATCCAGGTGGTCCGCAAGCTCTCGCTCGACCTCAACGAGGCCGACCTGGACGTCGAGTGCGTGACTTCGCAGGGGATCCCGGTCCAGGTCAGGGGCGTGGTGATCTTCAAGGTCGGCGATGACACGGTGTCCATCGCCAACGCCGCCAGGCGCTTCCTGGACCAGCAGAAGATGATGGGCCAGCGGGTCCACAACGTCTTCGCCGGGCACCTGCGTTCCATCGTCGGCGGGCTGACCGTCGAGGAGATGATCCGCGACCGCGAGCGGCTGACCGGGGAGACCCGGGCCGCCTCCGGCACCGAGATGGAGAAGCTCGGTCTGATCATCGACTCGCTGCAGATCCAGGAGATCCTGGACCCCACCGGCTACATCAAGAACCTGGCCGCCCCGCACGCCGCCGCCGTCCAGCGTGACGCGCGCATCGCCGCCGCCGCGGCGGACCGCGAGGCCACCGAGGCGGAGCAGGAGGCCTTCGCCCGCAAGGCCGAGGCGACTCGCAACTCGGGGATCCAGCAGGCCGGTTACCAGGCCGAGATGGACACCGCGGCGGCTCGTGCGCTGCAGGCCGGCCCGCTGGCCCAAGCCGCTTCCCGCCAGGAGGTCGTGGTCCAGGAGACCAAGGTCGCCGAGCTGGAGGGCCACCGCAAGGAGCAGCAGCTGCAGGCCGAGGTCCGCAAGCCGGCCGACGCCCGGGCCTACGAGACCCGCACCAAGGCCGAGGCCGACCGCGACGCGCGGATCTCGGCGGCCGAGGCGCAGGCCCGGGAGACCGAGCTGAAGGCCGGGGCCGAGGCGAACCGGGTGAAGATCGCCGCGCAGGCCGAGGCCGAGGCGACCAAGGCCCGGGGTCTGGCCTCCGCCGAGGCCACCAAGGCCACCGGTCAGGCCGAGGCGGCCTCCGCCGCGGCCAAGGGTCTGGCCGCCGCCGAGGCGGCCCGCGCGCTGGGTCTGGCCGAGGCCGAGGCGATCAAGGCCCGGGCGGCCGCGCTGGCCGAGAACCAGGAGGCCGTGGTCGCCCAGCAGTTGGCGGAGAACTGGCCGGAAATCGTCCGGGCGGGCGCCGAGGCCTTCGGCAACGTCGAGCACATGGTGCTGCTCAACGGCGCCGAGGGGATGGGCGAGATGTTCGCCAAGGCGCTCACCATGGGCGGCACCGGCCTCG
- the thiC gene encoding phosphomethylpyrimidine synthase ThiC: MTVFDDARPDDARPAAETTTVTSASTGYPTPAWRKAYREGTRPDLRVPYREVQLTNGRTVPLYDTSGPYTDAAYEADVRRGLPALRDPWIRQRGDVEEYDGREARPEDDGIKHTAPRGGNLRNLDAVFPGRPRRPLRARDGAAVTQLAYAKQGIITPEMEFIALREGLAAEFVRDEVARGRAVIPLNVNHPEVEPAIIGTNFLVKINANIGNSAVTSSIEEEVEKMTWATRWGADTVMDLSTGRNIHTTREWILRNSPVPIGTVPLYQALEKVDGKAEELSWEVYRDTVIEQCEQGVDYMTVHAGVLLRYVPLTARRKTGIVSRGGSIMAAWCLAHHQENFLYSNFEELCDLLRAYDVTFSLGDGLRPGSIADANDEAQFAELQTLGELGRIARERDVQVMIEGPGHVPMHKIKENMDLQKEICDEAPFYTLGPLTTDVAPGYDHITSGIGAAMIAWWGTAMLCYVTPKEHLGLPNRDDVKTGVITYKIAAHAADLAKGHPGAQDWDDALSDARFEFRWEDQFNLALDPETARAFHDETLPAEPAKTAHFCSMCGPKFCSMKISQKIRDEHGAGSTAVNTEFDAEALAGMAEKSAEFAEHGNRVYLPLAD; the protein is encoded by the coding sequence ATGACCGTTTTTGATGACGCACGTCCGGATGACGCCCGCCCGGCTGCGGAGACCACCACCGTGACCAGCGCGTCCACCGGCTACCCGACGCCGGCCTGGCGCAAGGCCTACCGCGAGGGCACCCGCCCCGACCTGCGGGTCCCCTATCGCGAGGTGCAGCTCACCAACGGCCGTACCGTCCCGCTGTACGACACCTCGGGGCCCTACACCGACGCCGCCTACGAGGCCGACGTGCGCCGCGGCCTGCCCGCGCTGCGCGACCCGTGGATCCGCCAGCGCGGCGACGTCGAGGAGTACGACGGCCGCGAGGCCCGCCCCGAGGACGACGGGATCAAGCACACCGCGCCGCGCGGCGGGAACCTGCGCAACCTGGACGCCGTCTTCCCCGGCCGCCCGCGCCGCCCGCTGCGCGCTCGCGACGGCGCGGCGGTCACCCAACTCGCCTACGCCAAGCAGGGGATCATCACCCCCGAGATGGAGTTCATCGCGCTGCGCGAGGGACTGGCGGCCGAGTTCGTGCGGGACGAGGTGGCGCGCGGCCGGGCCGTCATCCCGCTGAACGTGAACCACCCCGAGGTCGAGCCGGCCATCATCGGCACCAACTTCCTGGTGAAGATCAACGCCAACATCGGCAACTCGGCGGTGACTTCCTCCATCGAGGAGGAGGTGGAGAAGATGACCTGGGCCACCCGCTGGGGCGCCGACACGGTGATGGACCTCTCCACCGGCCGCAACATCCACACCACCCGCGAGTGGATCCTGCGCAACTCCCCGGTGCCGATCGGCACCGTGCCGCTCTACCAGGCGCTGGAGAAGGTGGACGGCAAGGCCGAGGAGCTGAGTTGGGAGGTCTACCGCGACACCGTCATCGAGCAGTGCGAGCAGGGCGTCGACTACATGACGGTGCACGCCGGCGTGCTGCTGCGGTACGTCCCGCTGACGGCCCGCCGCAAGACCGGCATCGTCTCGCGCGGCGGCTCGATCATGGCCGCCTGGTGCCTGGCGCACCATCAGGAGAACTTCCTCTACAGCAACTTCGAGGAACTCTGCGACCTCCTGCGCGCCTACGACGTCACCTTCTCGCTCGGTGACGGCCTGCGCCCGGGCTCGATCGCGGACGCCAACGACGAGGCGCAGTTCGCCGAACTGCAGACCCTCGGCGAGCTGGGCCGGATCGCCCGCGAGCGCGACGTGCAGGTGATGATCGAGGGTCCGGGCCACGTCCCGATGCACAAGATCAAGGAGAACATGGATCTCCAGAAGGAGATCTGCGACGAGGCCCCGTTCTACACCCTGGGCCCGCTCACCACCGACGTGGCGCCCGGCTACGACCACATCACCTCCGGCATCGGCGCCGCGATGATCGCCTGGTGGGGCACCGCGATGCTCTGCTACGTCACGCCCAAGGAGCACCTGGGCCTGCCCAACCGCGACGACGTGAAGACCGGCGTGATCACCTACAAGATCGCCGCCCACGCCGCCGACCTGGCCAAGGGCCACCCCGGCGCCCAGGACTGGGACGACGCCCTCTCCGACGCCCGCTTCGAGTTCCGCTGGGAGGACCAGTTCAACCTGGCCCTCGACCCCGAGACGGCCCGCGCCTTCCACGACGAGACGCTGCCGGCCGAACCCGCGAAGACGGCGCACTTCTGCTCGATGTGCGGGCCGAAGTTCTGCAGCATGAAGATCAGTCAGAAGATCCGCGACGAACACGGCGCGGGCTCCACGGCCGTGAACACCGAGTTCGACGCCGAGGCCCTCGCGGGCATGGCCGAGAAGTCGGCCGAGTTCGCCGAGCACGGCAACCGGGTCTACCTGCCGCTGGCGGACTGA
- a CDS encoding putative quinol monooxygenase yields the protein MTTTPRVGLLVRLEAKPEHVDELHDFLAGALPLAEAETGTTTWFALRLGPTTFGIFDAFGSDEDRQAHIQGKIAEALFAAAPRLLAEQPEIVPVEVLAAKLP from the coding sequence ATGACCACCACCCCGCGCGTCGGCCTGCTCGTCCGCCTCGAGGCCAAGCCCGAGCACGTCGATGAGCTCCACGACTTCCTGGCCGGCGCCCTTCCGCTGGCCGAGGCGGAGACCGGTACCACCACCTGGTTCGCGCTCCGCCTGGGCCCGACCACCTTCGGCATCTTCGACGCCTTCGGCAGCGACGAGGACCGCCAGGCGCACATCCAGGGCAAGATCGCCGAAGCCCTGTTCGCGGCGGCGCCGCGACTGCTCGCCGAGCAGCCGGAGATCGTGCCGGTGGAGGTGCTGGCGGCGAAGCTGCCGTAG
- a CDS encoding type II toxin-antitoxin system VapC family toxin — MVINPIVYAEVSVAYPAIEELDAVLPPEDFLREPLPYEAGFLAGKAFLRYRQRGGSRTAPLPDFYIGAHAAIRGYRLLTRDATRYRTYFPTVELICP, encoded by the coding sequence GTGGTGATCAATCCGATCGTCTACGCGGAGGTCTCGGTGGCCTACCCGGCGATCGAGGAGTTGGACGCGGTGCTGCCACCCGAGGACTTCCTCCGCGAGCCGCTTCCGTACGAAGCGGGATTCCTGGCCGGGAAGGCGTTCCTGCGCTACCGGCAGCGCGGCGGCAGCAGGACGGCGCCGCTGCCGGACTTCTACATCGGCGCACACGCGGCGATCCGGGGCTACCGGCTGCTGACCCGCGACGCCACGCGCTACCGGACCTACTTCCCGACGGTCGAGCTCATCTGCCCGTAG
- a CDS encoding GtrA family protein, which produces MEAGRARLVRQLASFTVVGTLGTATYLLLYLGLRQLWPALFANAAAQLVSGVANTAANRRFTFGVTGRQGVLRHQLGGGFALLVGLVLSSGVLAALGAVDPQATRGEEVAALVGANAVGTVVRFVVLREVVRG; this is translated from the coding sequence ATGGAGGCGGGACGGGCGCGGCTGGTGCGCCAGCTGGCGAGCTTCACGGTGGTCGGGACGTTGGGGACGGCGACGTACCTGCTGCTGTACCTGGGGCTGCGCCAGCTGTGGCCCGCGCTGTTCGCCAACGCGGCGGCGCAGCTGGTCTCCGGGGTCGCGAACACGGCCGCCAACCGCCGCTTCACCTTCGGTGTGACCGGGCGCCAGGGGGTGCTGCGCCACCAACTCGGCGGCGGATTCGCGCTGCTGGTCGGGCTGGTGCTCAGCAGCGGTGTGCTGGCGGCGCTGGGCGCGGTCGACCCGCAGGCCACCCGGGGCGAGGAGGTGGCGGCGCTGGTGGGCGCGAACGCGGTGGGCACGGTGGTGCGGTTCGTGGTGCTGCGCGAGGTGGTGCGGGGCTGA
- a CDS encoding helix-turn-helix transcriptional regulator — MNLDDTRTVPGTDRPGRADGAAQRLLAQEPEVLARYLAGLRAIDSPLAADPEAWEQCVAQARRILLDCAVSLAEGSATVPGTGIAEVVDPGGEPSSQGLHLTHSIRAGMLLLDIVLAALATAVADTGEAPAPEHPRRPVAGTAGDRGVLSGRELEVLDWAARALSNRQIAVRLGITEGTVKRHLRNIFAKLHAVSRIDAVNKAVERELLTPLGHRAGPPGPGPH, encoded by the coding sequence GTGAACCTCGACGACACGCGAACGGTGCCGGGCACCGACCGGCCGGGCCGCGCGGACGGTGCGGCGCAGCGGCTGCTCGCCCAGGAGCCCGAGGTGCTGGCCCGCTACCTGGCCGGGCTGCGGGCGATCGACAGCCCGCTGGCCGCCGATCCCGAGGCCTGGGAGCAGTGCGTGGCGCAGGCCCGGCGGATCCTGCTGGACTGCGCGGTGAGCCTGGCCGAGGGCAGCGCGACGGTGCCCGGCACCGGGATCGCCGAGGTGGTGGACCCCGGCGGCGAGCCGAGCAGCCAGGGACTGCACCTGACGCACTCGATCCGGGCCGGGATGCTGCTGCTGGACATCGTGCTCGCGGCGCTGGCCACGGCGGTCGCCGACACCGGCGAGGCCCCGGCACCGGAGCACCCGCGCCGCCCGGTGGCGGGCACGGCGGGCGACCGGGGCGTCCTGTCCGGCCGCGAGCTGGAGGTGCTCGACTGGGCCGCCCGAGCCCTGAGCAACCGTCAGATCGCGGTCCGGCTGGGCATCACCGAGGGCACCGTCAAACGCCATCTGCGGAACATCTTCGCCAAGTTGCACGCGGTCTCGCGGATCGACGCGGTGAACAAGGCGGTCGAGCGCGAGCTGCTCACCCCGCTCGGCCACCGCGCCGGCCCGCCGGGCCCCGGGCCGCACTGA
- a CDS encoding MarR family winged helix-turn-helix transcriptional regulator: protein MKQVHNAAQPPARGLAQDADDCLYDPRVRTVLAEFTLGTDTLALEAAAALRAATHSVERLRARGAQGRGLSAGALDILIRLGATSGEALSIGDLARAADVSSRNVTGLVDTLEREGLAERIPDPHDRRSVLTRITQAGRGWLDTFRLPTQRAMAGVFQGFTPADLTALRHLCLRVVENQQRLEHYLEQTEDALR from the coding sequence ATGAAGCAGGTACACAACGCAGCCCAGCCGCCCGCACGCGGCCTGGCACAGGACGCCGACGACTGCCTCTACGATCCCCGAGTCCGCACCGTCCTGGCCGAGTTCACGCTCGGCACCGACACCCTCGCACTGGAGGCCGCCGCCGCGCTGCGGGCCGCCACGCACTCCGTGGAGCGCCTGCGGGCGCGCGGCGCCCAGGGCCGCGGCCTGAGCGCCGGCGCGCTGGACATCCTGATCCGGCTGGGCGCCACCAGCGGCGAGGCGCTGAGTATCGGCGACCTCGCCCGGGCCGCCGACGTCAGCTCGCGCAACGTCACCGGGCTGGTCGACACCCTGGAGCGGGAGGGCCTGGCGGAGCGGATCCCCGACCCGCACGACCGCCGTTCGGTGCTCACCCGGATCACCCAGGCCGGCCGCGGCTGGCTGGACACCTTCCGGCTGCCGACCCAGCGGGCGATGGCGGGGGTGTTCCAGGGCTTCACCCCCGCCGACCTCACCGCGCTGCGGCACCTGTGCCTGCGGGTGGTGGAGAACCAGCAGCGCCTGGAGCACTACCTGGAGCAGACCGAGGACGCGCTGCGCTGA
- a CDS encoding DUF885 domain-containing protein → MADETLTPRRIADDYVARMVAHDPSIAAWLGEPVGEDRQPGLSPQWYEEGAELARDALAQLEAATAAGGPRWADPVEADCARLLRERLTAELACHEAGDQLRSVRSLHAPYQSLRNIFTLAPTETEADWANAAARLRALPGALDGYRATLREGIGRGLLSAPRQVDAAIRQLTAWTGEESGGPSWFSGFVADGPEHRRAALDRDALTATAAIAEFRDWLRTDYAPLTLAVPDAVGLETYLRSARRATGADLDVAEAYGWAWEEFHRTLAEMRVAAAQVLPGATVLEAMTHLNEHGHLIEGEEGIRAWLQELMERAIEDLDGAHFDISGPLRQVETRIAPPGSSVAPHYSSPSLDFSRPGRTYLPALGRTVFPTWQLVSTWYHEGVPGHHLQLAQAVTLQHRLSRYQITLGKISANVEGWALYAERLMDELGFLTDPAHRLGYLDKQMLRIIRVIIDIGMHLRLELPADSPFHPGERWTPELGTAFMAAYHGSPAARRDGEIERYLGWPGQAIGYKLGERAWLNGRAQAKRRRGADFDLKAWHMAALSQGSLGLDDLAESLAAL, encoded by the coding sequence ATGGCAGACGAGACACTCACCCCGCGCCGGATCGCCGACGACTACGTGGCCCGGATGGTGGCCCACGACCCCTCCATCGCGGCCTGGTTGGGCGAGCCGGTGGGGGAGGACCGGCAACCGGGGCTGTCGCCGCAGTGGTACGAGGAGGGCGCCGAGCTGGCGCGTGACGCGCTGGCCCAGCTGGAGGCTGCCACGGCGGCGGGCGGGCCGCGGTGGGCGGACCCGGTGGAGGCCGACTGCGCGCGGCTGCTGCGCGAGCGGCTGACCGCCGAGCTGGCCTGTCACGAGGCGGGCGACCAGCTGCGCTCGGTGCGCTCGCTGCACGCGCCGTACCAGTCGCTGCGGAACATCTTCACGCTGGCGCCCACCGAGACCGAGGCCGACTGGGCCAACGCCGCCGCCCGGCTGCGCGCCCTGCCCGGCGCGCTGGACGGCTACCGGGCGACGCTGCGCGAGGGGATCGGCCGCGGGCTGCTGTCGGCACCGCGCCAGGTCGACGCGGCGATCCGCCAACTGACCGCCTGGACCGGGGAGGAGAGCGGCGGGCCCAGCTGGTTCAGCGGCTTCGTCGCCGACGGTCCCGAGCACCGGCGCGCCGCACTGGACCGCGACGCGCTCACCGCCACCGCCGCGATCGCGGAGTTCCGCGACTGGCTGCGCACCGACTACGCCCCGCTGACCCTCGCGGTGCCGGACGCGGTCGGCCTCGAGACCTACCTGCGCTCCGCCCGCCGGGCCACCGGCGCCGACCTGGACGTGGCCGAGGCCTACGGCTGGGCCTGGGAGGAGTTCCACCGCACGCTGGCCGAGATGCGGGTGGCGGCCGCGCAGGTGCTGCCGGGCGCCACCGTGCTGGAGGCGATGACCCACCTGAACGAGCACGGCCACCTGATCGAGGGCGAGGAGGGCATCCGCGCCTGGCTGCAGGAGCTGATGGAGCGGGCGATCGAGGATCTGGACGGCGCCCACTTCGACATCTCCGGACCGCTGCGCCAGGTGGAGACCCGGATCGCGCCGCCCGGCAGCTCGGTCGCGCCGCACTACTCGAGCCCCAGCCTCGACTTCAGCCGACCGGGCCGCACCTATCTGCCGGCCCTGGGCCGCACGGTCTTCCCGACCTGGCAGCTGGTCAGCACCTGGTACCACGAGGGCGTACCGGGCCACCACCTCCAGCTGGCCCAGGCCGTGACGCTGCAGCACCGGCTGAGCCGCTACCAGATCACCCTCGGCAAGATCAGCGCCAACGTCGAGGGCTGGGCGCTGTACGCCGAGCGGTTGATGGACGAGCTGGGCTTCCTCACCGACCCGGCGCACCGGCTCGGCTACCTGGACAAGCAGATGCTGCGGATCATCCGGGTGATCATCGACATCGGCATGCACCTGCGGCTGGAGCTCCCGGCCGACTCGCCGTTCCACCCGGGCGAGCGCTGGACGCCGGAGCTGGGCACCGCCTTCATGGCCGCGTACCACGGCAGCCCGGCCGCCCGCCGCGACGGCGAGATCGAGCGCTACCTGGGCTGGCCCGGCCAGGCGATCGGCTACAAGCTCGGCGAGCGCGCCTGGCTGAACGGCCGCGCGCAGGCCAAGCGCCGGCGGGGCGCGGACTTCGACCTCAAGGCCTGGCACATGGCCGCGCTCTCCCAGGGCTCGCTCGGCCTGGACGACCTGGCCGAGAGCCTGGCGGCACTCTGA